From the genome of Bubalus bubalis isolate 160015118507 breed Murrah chromosome 2, NDDB_SH_1, whole genome shotgun sequence, one region includes:
- the MRTO4 gene encoding mRNA turnover protein 4 homolog, translating to MPKSKRDKKVSLTKTAKKGLELKQNLIEELRKCVDTYKYLFIFSVANMRNSKLKDIRNAWKHSRMFFGKNKVMMVALGRSPADEYKDNLHQVSKKLRGEVGLLFTNRTKEEVDEWFTKYTEMDYARAGNKATFTVNLDPGPLEQFPHSMEPQLRQLGLPTALKKGVVTLLSDYEVCKEGDVLTPEQARILKLFGYEMAEFKVSIKYMWDAQSGRFQQMGDDLPESAPESGDESEEEDDS from the exons ATGCCCAAGTCCAAGCGCGACAAGAAAG TCTCCCTAACCAAAACTGCCAAGAAAGGCTTGGAACTGAAACAGAACTTGATAGAAGAG CTTCGGAAATGTGTGGACACATACAAGTACCTCTTCATCTTCTCCGTGGCCAACATGAGGAACAGCAAGCTGAAGGACATCCGCAACGCCTGGAAGCACAGTCG GATGTTCTTTGGCAAAAACAAAGTGATGATGGTGGCGCTGGGTCGAAGCCCGGCTGATGAGTACAAAGACAACCTGCATCAG GTCAGCAAGAAGTTGAGGGGCGAAGTTGGTCTCCTCTTCACCAATCGCACTAAGGAGGAAGTGGACGA GTGGTTCACAAAGTACACGGAAATGGACTATGCCCGAGCGGGGAACAAAGCCACGTTCACTGTGAACCTGGACCCGGGACCCCTGGAGCAGTTCCCCCACTCCATGGAGCCCCAGCTGAGGCAGCTGGGCCTGCCCACGGCCCTCAAGAAAG GTGTGGTGACCCTGCTGTCCGACTACGAGGTGTGCAAAGAGGGCGACGTGCTGACCCCGGAGCAGGCCCGCATCCTG AAGCTTTTCGGGTATGAGATGGCTGAATTCAAGGTGAGCATCAAATACATGTGGGACGCACAGTCCGGAAGGTTCCAGCAGATGGGAGATGACTTGCCAGAGAGCGCGCCCGAGTCAGGAGACGAGTCAGAGGAGGAAGACGACAGCTGA